In one Bactrocera tryoni isolate S06 chromosome 5, CSIRO_BtryS06_freeze2, whole genome shotgun sequence genomic region, the following are encoded:
- the LOC120776776 gene encoding receptor-type guanylate cyclase Gyc76C-like, with product MTRWPFHYLLLLSVAVFCVPGVIALRDEQNRTILNVGYLTAITGELMDKQGLAISGALTMALDEINDDANLLPNVKLQLRWNDTKGDTVTATKAITEMICDGIVTIFGPEGHCYVEAIVSQSRNIPMISYKCAEYRASAIPTFARTEPPDTQVIKSVISLLRYYGWKKFSILHDELWTTVADLLKEQATKRNMTINHKESFLTNMPKCCALGLPCCRTSFWYQTVQNTMNRTRIYVFLGSASSLVDFMLSMETANLFLKGEYMVIFVDMMPYTPKEAEKYLRKPDHVEAMKVCHETESFKQLARSLLVVASTPPTDSYEDFTAKVRGYNAKKPFDFLVPSLFYHNKYLKFVSIYAAYLYDSVKLYAWALDKLLRQEERILTDDVIYDVASNGTRIIETIIKNRTYRSITGATIKIDQNGDSEGNFSVLAYKPHKHYFSDNVSCNSHMVPVAYFQQGEDIPEYKLINGSMRVDWPSGGDRPFDEPMCGFANELCKKDDRHITSVVAAGVLGLLLFCAGVITMSIYRKWKIELEIEGLLWKIDISEIKGYSGNDIVASPSKLSLVSAQSFGSRCSNQVFTSTARLRGAVVRIKELKFPRKRDISREIMKEMRLLRELRHDNINSFIGACVEPTRILLVTDYCAKGSLYDIIENEDIKLDDLFIASLIHDLIKGMIYIHNSQLMYHGNLKSSNCVVTSRWMLQVADFGLYELRNCAESESIGEHQHYRNQFWKAPELLRNPHLYGTQKGDVYAFAIIMYEIVSRKGPFGQVAYEPKEIVDRVKELPLAGSIPFRPELECIREHELCPDYVLDCIKDCWSEDPEIRPDFPTIRNRLKKMRGGKTKNIMDQMMEMMEKYANNLEEIVTDRTRMLCEEKRKTEDLLHRMLPRTVAEKLTMGQGVEPVSYDLVTIYFSDIVGFTAMSAESTPLQVVNFLNDLYTVFDRIIRGYDVYKVETIGDAYMVVSGLPIKNGDRHAGEIASMALDLLHAVKQHRIAHRPNETLKLRIGIHTGPVVAGVVGLTMPRYCLFGDTVNTASRMESNGEALKIHISGKCKAALDKLGGYVTEKRGLVSMKGKGDVVTYWLTDATEKAIQRKEVDMTDMPPPLFCRPRKSPKLNSDSRQPSIVGMHFYGGGSRRTSMVPRTDIESNYSLQGSTYHVARDSPHLSSRRHDRPSLNGIGGNSIPERMSYYGGYGGAGTGGDRSGSVGETCTLLESAHASHNTLEHSENETNCDKECVNGYGNGDSSAIESSVVAGVGGIGITSVVGSALLVGAYRSPHSVASSPSHKPLALVRPHRRIISEKLPSSVSIQEFGDISRHPTVAQTILLRETRSLDPMPMQLRKRHEPVKLPPSKLSKNNSRSLDAVAALGLRESKPTKYENANMNGIAGDELVHMSHTELDHVNVDTAPNNLDEEDYDDDVGLLMRDNGDYRYAHSGGPQPSIVPVASTLLNRRRSGSHVNTANVGSSTINAGTGATVLLPYKHLNNNCNGGMTIEEDAPLLQRQTSLTSPPDEILALTKRWRSLEALEHTNIEALTTPACANSGRSAGGMTHTGHNSVSYAPDIDGSGASGSAVAGGAPATRNGSTFTTWLWRIIQGNSKRTSESSLRRVVPSGVHAPHVFSDLPTSAALTRDRESIV from the exons ATGACGCGTTGGCcctttcattatttattattgctcTCGGTGGCAGTATTCTGTGTACCGGGTGTCATAGCGTTGCGCGACGAACAAAATAGGACCATACTCAATGTTGGCTATCTAACAGCCATTACCGGTGAGCTAATGGACAAGCAGGGTCTGGCCATTTCAGGTGCACTGACAATGGCTTTAGATGAG ATCAACGACGATGCCAACTTGCTGCCGAATGTCAAGTTGCAGCTGCGCTGGAATGACACCAAAGGTGACACAGTGACTGCTACCAAAGCCATAACCGAGATGATATGCGATGGCATTGTGACGATATTCGGTCCGGAGGGTCATTGCTATGTGGAGGCTATTGTATCGCAAAGTCGTAACATTCCAATGATATCATAC AAATGTGCTGAATACAGAGCATCCGCCATACCGACATTCGCGCGCACAGAGCCGCCAGACACGCAG GTAATTAAGTCAGTGATTTCGCTATTGCGTTACTATGGCTGGAAGAAATTCTCCATTCTGCATGACGAACTGTGGACGACCGTCGCCGATTTGCTCAAAGAACAGGCCACCAAGAGGAATATGACAATAAACCATAAAGAGTCGTTTCTTACGAATATGCCAAAATGTTGTGCATTAGGGTTGCCCTGCTGTCGTACGAGTTTTTGGTATCAG ACTGTGCAAAATACAATGAATCGCACCCGCATCTATGTATTCCTCGGTTCGGCGAGCTCACTGGTCGACTTTATGCTCTCCATGGAAACGGCCAATTTATTCCTCAAAGGTGAATACATGGTCATCTTTGTCGATATGATGCCCTACACACCAAA AGAAGCCGAAAAGTATTTACGCAAACCGGACCATGTTGAGGCGATGAAGGTCTGCCACGAAACGGAGAGCTTCAAGCAGTTGGCGCGCAGTTTGCTAGTCGTGGCCTCCACGCCACCCACGGACAGTTATGAAGATTTCACGGCCAAAGTGCGTGGGTACAACGCGAAGAAGCCGTTTGATTTTCTTGTGCCATCGTTATTTTACCATAATAAATATCTTAAG TTTGTTTCTATATATGCCGCTTACCTCTATGATTCCGTTAAGCTCTATGCCTGGGCGTTGGATAAATTGCTGCGCCAGGAGGAGCGCATACTAACGGATGATGTGATATACGATGTAGCTAGTAATGGCACTAGAATAATTGAGACTATTATCAAAAATCGTACTTATAGAA GTATCACTGGTGCAACCATAAAAATAGACCAGAATGGTGATTCCGAGGGAAATTTCTCCGTGCTGGCCTACAAACCACACAAACACTATTTCAGCGACAATGTGTCCTGCAATTCGCATATGGTGCCCGTGGCCTATTTCCAACAAGGAGAAGATATTCCA GAATACAAACTCATCAATGGCTCAATGCGCGTTGATTGGCCCTCGGGCGGCGATCGTCCCTTCGACGAGCCGATGTGTGGTTTCGCCAATGAGCTGTGCAAAAAGGATGATCGACATATAACGTCTGTGGTGGCGGCGGGGGTACTTGGTTTGCTGCTATTCTGTGCGGGTGTCATCACAATGAGCATTTATCGAAAGTGGAAAATCGAGTTGGAAATCGAGGGTCTCTTATGGAAAATTGACATATCGGAAATAAAGGGTTACTCGGGCAATGATATTGTCGCATCGCCAAGTAAG TTGAGTTTAGTGAGTGCCCAATCGTTTGGTTCGCGTTGCTCAAATCAAGTATTCACCTCGACGGCACGCTTACGTGGCGCGGTCGTGCGCATCAAGGAGCTGAAGTTCCCCCGCAAGCGGGACATTTCGCGCGAGATAATGAAGGAGATGCGTTTGTTGCGCGAACTACGTCATGATAATATAAATAGCTTTATTGGGGCTTGTGTCGAGCCGACCCGTATACTACTAGTCACCGATTACTGTGCCAAGGGCAGTCTCTATGATATAATCGAGAATGAGGACATCAAGTTGGACGACCTATTTATCGCTTCGCTCATACACGATCTGATTAAG GGCATGATTTACATACACAATTCGCAGCTGATGTACCACGGCAATCTGAAATCGTCCAACTGTGTGGTGACCTCGCGTTGGATGCTGCAAGTGGCCGACTTTGGTTTATACGAACTGAGAAACTGTGCGGAAAGTGAGTCCATTGGAGAGCACCAGCACTACAGAA ACCAATTTTGGAAAGCACCTGAGCTGCTGCGCAATCCACACTTGTATGGCACCCAAAAAGGCGATGTTTATGCTTTTGCCATAATAATGTACGAAATAGTCAGCCGGAAGGGTCCATTCGGGCAGGTAGCCTACGAACCAAAGGAGATCGTAGATCGGGTGAAGGAGCTGCCACTGGCAGGTAGCATACCGTTTCGACCCGAACTGGAATGCATAAGGGAACACGAGTTGTGTCCCGACTATGTGCTTGATTGTATTAAGGATTGCTGGAGCGAAGATCCTGAGATAAGACCTGATTTTCCAACTATACG GAATCGCTTAAAGAAAATGCGTGGTGGCAAGACGAAGAATATCATGGATCAGATGATGGAAATGATGGAAAAGTATGCCAACAACTTGGAGGAAATTGTTACCGACCGCACACGTATGTTGTGCGAGGAGAAGCGTAAAACCGAAGACTTGCTCCACCGCATGCTGCCGCGAACTGTAGCGGAGAAGCTAACAATGGGTCAAGGTGTCGAACCGGTGTCATACGATCTG gTCACTATTTACTTTAGCGACATTGTGGGCTTTACCGCTATGTCAGCGGAGAGTACACCACTGCAAGTGGTGAATTTCTTAAACGATCTCTACACGGTATTCGATCGCATCATACGTGGCTACGACGTGTACAAAGTAGAAACGATAGGCGACGCCTATATGGTGGTCTCTGGCTTGCCAATCAAGAATGGCGATCGGCACGCAGGCGAAATTGCTTCGATGGCGCTGGATCTGCTGCATGCGGTCAAGCAGCATCGCATAGCACATCGACCCAACGAAACACTCAAATTGCGCATCGGCATACACACTGGTCCCGTGGTGGCCGGTGTAGTGGGTCTGACAATGCCACGCTATTGTCTGTTCGGCGATACCGTGAACACTGCGTCGCGTATGGAGTCCAATGGCGAGGCATTAAAAATACACATATCAGGTAAATGTAAGGCGGCGCTTGACAAGCTTGGTGGCTACGTGACTGAGAAGCGCGGTCTGGTGTCGATGAAGGGTAAGGGTGACGTAGTCACGTACTGGCTGACAGACGCCACAGAAAAGGCTATACAAAGGAAAGAGGTCGATATGACCGATATGCCACCGCCGCTGTTCTGTCGACCGCGCAAAAGTCCTAAGTTGAACAGCGATTCGCGCCAGCCGAGCATCGTGGGAATGCATTTCTATGGTGGTGGCTCGCGGCGCACTTCAATGGTGCCACGCACCGATATCGAGTCTAATTATAGCCTACAAGGTTCCACATATCACGTGGCACGCGATTCGCCACACTTGTCATCGCGTCGTCACGATCGGCCGTCCCTGAATGGCATTGGCGGCAACAGCATACCGGAGCGCATGAGTTACTATGGCGGCTATGGTGGCGCGGGGACTGGTGGCGACAGAAGTGGGAGTGTCGGTGAGACTTGTACGCTGTTGGAGTCAGCGCATGCATCGCACAACACGCTGGAGCATTCCGAAAACGAAACGAACTGTGATAAAGAGTGCGTGAATGGTTACGGTAATGGTGATAGTAGTGCAatcgagagtagcgtagttgcTGGCGTTGGCGGTATTGGCATAACAAGCGTTGTGGGTAGTGCGCTGCTGGTAGGTGCATATCGCTCACCACATTCCGTTGCAAGCTCACCCAGCCACAAGCCGCTTGCCTTGGTGCGTCCACATCGTCGCATCATTAGCGAAAAGCTGCCCTCCTCGGTCTCGATACAGGAGTTTGGTGATATCAGCAGACATCCCACCGTCGCTCAAACAATTTTACTGCGCGAGACGCGCTCACTTGATCCCATGCCTATGCAGCTGCGTAAACGTCATGAACCCGTCAAACTACCACCGTCCAAATTGTCGAAAAACAACTCACGCTCCTTGGACGCTGTTGCAGCGCTCGGTTTAAGAGAAAGCAAACCTACCAAATACGAAAACGCCAATATGAATGGCATCGCTGGCGATGAACTGGTCCATATGAGTCACACGGAGCTCGATCATGTCAACGTGGATACAGCACCAAATAATTTGGATGAGGAAGACTACGACGACGATGTTGGCTTGCTAATGCGCGATAATGGCGACTACCGCTACGCTCATAGTGGTGGTCCACAGCCAAGCATCGTGCCCGTGGCATCCACTTTGCTGAACCGCAGACGCAGTGGCAGCCATGTAAACACCGCGAACGTTGGCAGTAGTACCATAAACGCCGGCACTGGCGCTACTGTCTTGTTACCGTATAAGCATctcaacaacaattgcaacggTGGTATGACCATCGAAGAGGATGCGCCGCTACTACAACGTCAGACGTCGCTCACTAGTCCACCCGACGAAATATTGGCGCTCACAAAACGTTGGCGTTCACTCGAAGCACTCGAGCACACCAACATCGAAGCGCTCACCACACCAGCGTGCGCCAACAGTGGTCGTAGCGCTGGTGGCATGACACATACTGGTCATAATAGCGTTAGCTACGCGCCGGATATCGACGGCAGTGGCGCCTCGGGCTCCGCGGTAGCGGGTGGCGCACCTGCGACCCGCAACGGCAGCACATTCACAACATGGCTGTGGCGCATCATACAGGGCAACAGCAAGCGTACCAGCGAGTCGTCGCTGCGGCGCGTAGTGCCGAGCGGTGTGCATGCGCCGCATGTCTTCAGCGACCTGCCGACGTCAGCGGCGTTAACGCGTGATCGTGAGAGTATCGTGTAG